From one Lycium ferocissimum isolate CSIRO_LF1 chromosome 5, AGI_CSIRO_Lferr_CH_V1, whole genome shotgun sequence genomic stretch:
- the LOC132055661 gene encoding HVA22-like protein a: MGGSGGGIGSLLKVILANFDILAGPVVSLAYPLYASIRAIETKSPVDDQQWLTYWILYSMITLFELTFAKLIEWLPFWSYAKLIATCWLVIPHFNGAAYVYEHYIRPYIVQRKAVNIWYVPRKKDVFSKPDDILTAAEKYIQEHGTHAFEEMIHKAEGERRPQTSNYVFYDDDYRY, encoded by the exons ATGGGAGGATCTGGTGGTGGTATAGGTAGCTTACTCAAGGTCATACTCGCCAACTTTGACATCCTTGCCGG GCCGGTGGTTAGTCTGGCTTATCCTTT GTATGCGTCAATAAGGGCTATTGAGACCAAATCCCCAGTGGATGATCAGCAATGGCTTACTTATTGGATTTTGTACTCTATGATTACCCTTTTTGAGCTCACCTTTGCTAAGCTTATTGAATG GCTTCCTTTCTGGTCATATGCAAAACTGATTGCAACCTGCTGGTTGGTCATACCCCACTTCAATGGTGCAGCATATGTGTATGAGCATTATATTAGGCCTTATATCGTCCAGCGAAAAGCAGTCAACATCTGGTATGTGCCACGCAAGAAAGATGTCTTTAGTAAGCCTGATGACATCCTAACTGCTGCAGAGAAATATATACAAGAACATGGAACCCACGCATTTGAGGAGATGATCCACAAG GCTGAAGGAGAACGAAGGCCCCAAACCAGCAATTACGTGTTTTATGATGATGACTACAGATACTGA
- the LOC132055663 gene encoding transcription factor bHLH47 has translation MDTENPAPVIEKDTTDVETSLDSSHIGKKIQKKVPRRIHKAEREKLKREHLNELFLGLADALELSEQMNGKASVLSETARFVKDMLSQIKHLRTENTTLLSESQYLSVEKKELQDENSALEAEISKLQSQVKAREVETNLDLNLAPPEIQRAEFALQNNYMRLPASENAFQQSQIMNPFYVYPLSSNPHAYPAPDAADSAGMPTSTVKKPQPRYPTPTDVWPSEIFEKQPRLLRQEVQDGA, from the exons ATGGATACCGAAAATCCTGCTCCGGTAATTGAAAAGGATACTACTGATGTGGAGACATCATTAGATAG CTCTCATATCGGCAAGAAGATTCAGAAGAAAGTTCCAAGAAGAATTCACAAAGCTGAGAGGGAGAAACTGAAGAGAGAGCATCTGAATGAGCTTTTTCTTGGTTTGGCTGATGCTCTTG AACTATCTGAGCAGATGAATGGAAAAGCCTCTGTATTGAGTGAAACTGCTCGATTTGTAAAGGACATGCTTTCTCAGATCAAGCATCTGAGGACAGAAAATACAACTTTGCTGTCTGAATCTCAATAT CTGAGTGTGGAGAAAAAGGAGCTTCAGGACGAAAATTCAGCTCTAGAGGCTGAAATTAGCAAACTGCAAAGTCAGGTCAAAGCAAGGGAAGTTGAGACTAATCTTGACCTAAATCTAGCTCCTCCTGAAATACAGCGCGCAGAGTTTGCATTACAAAATAACTATATGAGATTGCCTGCTTCAGAAAACGCATTTCAGCAGTCGCAAATCATGAACCCTTTTTATGTCTATCCCTTGAGTTCTAATCCCCACGCTTATCCAGCGCCTGATGCTGCAGATTCCGCAGGTATGCCCACATCTACTGTGAAGAAACCACAGCCCAGATATCCCACTCCAACTGATGTATGGCCATCCGAGATCTTCGAAAAGCAGCCTCGGTTATTGCGACAGGAGGTTCAAGATGGTGCATAA
- the LOC132055662 gene encoding uncharacterized protein LOC132055662, with protein sequence MARVRNCCSTSKPAIWIWLISAITFYILFLMATRNSTEWSISNAEQRSRLYEKMEKDLEDHGAAFLKQGETTQSLSLSDLFTLKDGVVTPVLKAANPPVRASVLYLNPEYSAPIAEAVRAIFSPHFDKAIWFQNSSLYHFSMFHASHHITAVPASESEIEAEANAVRAVSESICPLKIALDRVVLTSTGVLVGCWQVDSGTDPVTIRQKLRNALPRAPAKQLYDAVMLHTSFARLLGHPSNWPEEANKLSELQFLRELVNRLNNKIRGIKATVGELWYVEEYDILALALNGRMKVRQFQLGCSKV encoded by the exons ATGGCTAGGGTTAGAAACTGTTGTTCCACTTCAAAACCGGCTATTTGGATCTGGTTAATCTCTGCAATTACCTTTTATATTCTCTTCCTTATGGCTACCCGCAATTCTACAG AATGGTCTATCTCAAATGCGGAGCAGAGGTCTAGATTGTATGAAAAGATGGAGAAAGACTTGGAGGATCACGGAGCTGCTTTCCTCAAACAAGGAGAAACTACTCAATCACTTTCCCTGTCAGATCTGTTTACTCTCAAAGACGGAGTGGTCACTCCTGTACTCAAG GCTGCAAATCCCCCTGTGCGAGCAAGTGTTTTGTATCTCAACCCAGAGTATTCTGCCCCTATAGC GGAAGCTGTGAGAGCTATATTCTCGCCACATTTCGATAAAG CAATTTGGTTTCAGAACTCCAGTTTATATCACTTTAGCATGTTCCACGCTTCCCATCACATTACAGCTGTCCCTGCTTCTGAATCAGAG ATTGAAGCTGAAGCAAATGCTGTTAGAGCTGTTTCTGAGTCAATCTGCCCTCTAAAAATTGCCCTAGACCGAGTGGTTCTGACATCAACTGGGGTGTTAGTAGGTTGTTGGCAG GTGGACTCTGGAACTGATCCTGTAACTATCCGACAAAAATTGAGAAATGCTCTCCCACGTGCACCTGCAAAGCAACTT TATGATGCTGTAATGCTTCATACATCATTTGCCAGGCTTCTGGGACACCCTAGCAATTGGCCTGAG GAAGCAAATAAGCTCTCAGAACTCCAATTTCTCCGTGAGCTCGTGAATAGATTAAACAACAAAATCCGTGGCATTAAG GCAACTGTCGGTGAGCTCTGGTATGTTGAGGAATATGACATATTAGCGCTTGCGTTGAATGGGAGAATGAAAGTCCGCCAGTTCCAGCTTGGCTGTTCGAAAGTGTGA